Proteins found in one Patagioenas fasciata isolate bPatFas1 chromosome 13, bPatFas1.hap1, whole genome shotgun sequence genomic segment:
- the SNX20 gene encoding sorting nexin-20: protein MDQDSHRSEREPLEAAGRISTFLTTSPSDEEQNQPKAEISCQVRKENPEKVDLQDSNASQSPNSSMTTKELQEYWRNEKRQCRQVKLLFEIPSTRIVEHHLSKYVMYKIIILQTGSFDSNKSVIERRYSDFEKLHRNLLEEFSEEMEDVTFPKKTLTGNFTEEIINERKLAFKDYLRLLYSMKYIRRSKKFIDFLTRPELREAYGCLRGGQYTRALEILSEVIGLQERLTRGNPVSIVPTLCAIVVCHKDLENHASAFEYGEKALSHLQVHTSHRYYIPLLETMIALAYELGKDFLSLQEKLEEWKAKKDPVRVFTLKELAVREYVQ, encoded by the exons ATGGACCAAGACTCACACCGCTCAGAAAGGGAACCGCTGGAAGCTGCAGGCAGAATTTCTACATTTTTGACCACAAGTCCATCTGATGAAGAACAAAATCAACCCAAAGCTGAAATTTCATGTCAAGTGagaaaagaaaacccagaaaAAGTTGACCTGCAAG ATTCCAATGCATCCCAAAGTCCCAACTCTTCGATGACCACGAAGGAGCTCCAGGAATATTGGAGGAATGAAAAACGCCAGTGCAGACAAGTCAAACTCCTTTTTGAAATCCCATCAACCAGAATTGTAGAGCATCACTTATCTAAATATGTG aTGTATAAAATCATCATCTTGCAAACAGGGAGTTTTGACAGCAACAAGTCCGTAATTGAACGGCGCTATTCCGATTTTGAGAAACTGCACAGGAATCTGCTGGAGGAGTTCAGTGAAGAAATGGAAGACGTGACCTTtcccaaaaaaaccctcacagggaacttcacagaagaaataatcaATGAGAGAAAGTTAGCCTTCAAGGACTACCTGAGGCTTCTCTATTCGATGAAGTATATCCGAAGATCAAAAAAATTTATTGACTTTTTAACAAGGCCGGAGCTTCGGGAAGCATACGGTTGCCTGCGGGGTGGCCAGTACACCAGGGCTTTGGAGATCCTCTCCGAAGTCATTGGGCTGCAGGAAAGGCTGACGAGAGGCAACCCTGTGTCCATCGTCCCGACCCTCTGTGCCATCGTGGTGTGTCACAAGGACCTGGAGAACCACGCAAGTGCCTTTGAATATGGAGAAAAAGCTCTGTCCCACCTTCAGGTGCACACCAGCCACAGGTATTACATTCCACTGCTAGAAACAATGATCGCTTTGGCATATGAACTTGGCAAGGATTTTCTGTCTCTGCAAGAAAAGCTGGAAGAATGGAAGGCAAAAAAAGACCCCGTACGGGTTTTTACGCTGAAAGAACTTGCAGTTCGGGAGTACGTACAATGA